In Pseudobacter ginsenosidimutans, the following are encoded in one genomic region:
- a CDS encoding alpha-amylase family protein has translation MANKRSITWTFCCLFFSVVSEAQQLLEIPIGDNCKIVYKLDKGQYDIFWNGKIIVQDAYASYQADKAGDTRKGGKISYHIGDMKTNLGKTKLYNLQFENDPSMTQLFYVLQGKGQFITQMVIRNAGPVSSVSPLVTDNLNWVQEGDNRALFVPFDNDMWARYNAMPLATAAFNGSELGAVYNADDNKGLVIGSLEQDDWKTGFLLRSGGDNKAVLELRSGFTDSTITHDVIPHGKVLPVDGRVYSPKILISLSEDWRDGMEIFAQQNRKLHARSIANWKRATPMGWNSWGVLKEKIRFDQAIRVVDFFADSLRGFRNADQTLFIDLDAFWDNFTTRGINGDVSRLQEFVAHCKKKGLKPGIYWTPFADWSKSDGKVEGSDYSYVETWTKQNGRMLDIDGGRAMDPTHPATQKRIQHTINKMKALGFEMIKIDFLGHGCQEADRFYDPSVTTGMQAFKKGMQFLDSVLDDKMLVYAAISPNIATARYVHMRRIACDAWSSLDNTEYTLNSTGYGWWQSHLYDFVDADHVVFASEQDGVNRARLASALVTGSLITGDDYSSHGKWTNTARKLLQNKALLQIAANGKSFRPLRGNTGNRGVEQFYRIDGKKLYIALFNYGNADQQISIPAAILNKVSNKYCKELFSGESGPLNPGATLHVPASDARIYEIK, from the coding sequence ATGGCAAACAAAAGATCGATCACCTGGACATTTTGTTGTTTGTTTTTTTCCGTTGTATCAGAGGCGCAACAACTGCTGGAAATTCCCATCGGGGATAACTGTAAGATCGTTTACAAACTCGACAAGGGCCAGTACGATATTTTCTGGAATGGAAAGATCATTGTGCAGGATGCCTATGCCTCATACCAGGCAGACAAAGCCGGCGATACCCGCAAGGGAGGAAAGATCAGTTACCATATCGGAGACATGAAGACCAACCTGGGAAAAACGAAACTCTACAATCTGCAATTCGAAAATGATCCATCGATGACGCAGTTGTTCTATGTGCTGCAAGGAAAGGGACAGTTCATAACGCAGATGGTCATTCGCAATGCAGGGCCGGTAAGCTCGGTATCACCACTGGTGACGGACAATCTTAACTGGGTGCAGGAAGGAGATAACCGCGCGCTCTTTGTTCCTTTCGATAACGATATGTGGGCAAGATACAATGCAATGCCCCTGGCAACTGCAGCATTCAATGGCAGCGAGCTGGGAGCAGTGTACAATGCAGATGATAATAAAGGACTGGTGATCGGGTCTCTGGAGCAGGACGACTGGAAAACAGGCTTCCTGCTGAGATCCGGCGGCGATAATAAAGCTGTACTTGAACTACGGTCTGGCTTCACCGATAGTACCATCACGCATGATGTGATCCCGCATGGGAAAGTATTGCCTGTTGATGGCAGGGTGTATTCTCCCAAAATCCTCATCAGTCTGAGTGAGGACTGGCGTGATGGCATGGAGATTTTTGCGCAGCAGAACAGAAAACTGCATGCACGTTCCATTGCTAACTGGAAACGTGCTACGCCAATGGGATGGAACAGCTGGGGCGTACTGAAAGAAAAGATCCGTTTCGATCAGGCCATCCGCGTGGTGGATTTCTTTGCCGACAGTCTCAGGGGATTCAGGAATGCAGACCAGACATTGTTCATCGATCTGGATGCTTTCTGGGACAATTTCACTACCCGGGGTATTAACGGAGATGTGAGCAGGCTGCAGGAATTTGTAGCCCATTGCAAAAAGAAAGGACTGAAGCCTGGCATTTACTGGACGCCATTCGCCGACTGGAGTAAGTCCGATGGAAAAGTGGAAGGATCCGATTATTCTTATGTGGAAACCTGGACAAAACAGAATGGCCGTATGCTCGATATCGATGGCGGCCGTGCGATGGATCCCACGCATCCTGCCACGCAGAAGCGCATCCAACATACCATCAATAAGATGAAAGCGCTTGGTTTCGAAATGATCAAGATCGATTTCCTGGGTCATGGTTGCCAGGAAGCCGATCGTTTCTATGATCCATCCGTTACCACCGGAATGCAGGCTTTCAAAAAAGGAATGCAATTCCTGGATAGTGTTTTGGACGATAAGATGCTGGTGTATGCGGCCATCTCGCCCAATATTGCTACTGCACGCTATGTGCACATGCGCCGCATTGCATGTGATGCCTGGAGCAGTCTCGACAATACCGAATATACTTTGAACAGCACCGGTTATGGCTGGTGGCAATCGCATCTTTATGATTTTGTGGATGCGGACCATGTGGTGTTTGCATCTGAGCAGGATGGTGTGAACAGGGCCAGGCTTGCATCTGCGCTGGTGACAGGTTCCCTGATCACAGGCGATGATTATTCCTCTCACGGAAAATGGACAAACACTGCCAGAAAATTATTACAGAACAAAGCGCTGTTACAAATTGCAGCGAACGGAAAGAGCTTCCGTCCGCTTCGCGGCAATACAGGAAACAGGGGAGTGGAGCAGTTCTATCGTATCGATGGAAAAAAACTGTACATCGCTCTGTTCAATTATGGCAACGCTGATCAGCAGATCAGTATTCCTGCAGCTATACTGAATAAAGTCAGCAACAAATATTGTAAAGAACTTTTCTCGGGAGAATCAGGTCCGCTCAACCCGGGAGCAACCCTTCATGTGCCCGCATCTGATGCACGGATCTATGAAATCAAATAG
- a CDS encoding SusC/RagA family TonB-linked outer membrane protein, producing MKIRFACLRFRKRLPYPFLAFLLLSLSLFSFSLQADAQSNGGLSGYVMDSTTRLPINGVSVVIKGTRQGTTTDKSGVFHLDISGSQALLEFSFVGYKSKELVVAKGKAATVYLSTIIDTFGAVVVTAFGRKERKEAVVGSVTSIQPGELKIPASNLTNALAGKIAGVIGFQRGGQPGMDNSQFFIRGVTTLGYSNSPLILVDNVELTANDLARLQVDDIASFSILKDASAAALYGARGANGVILVTTKEGKAGKAKVELRAETAISAPTKSIKLADPVTYMRMYNEAVTTRTPGVGKYYQPNEIIGTQKNLEGAGGIYPILYPAVDWMDAIFKDQTQTYRANFSVSGGNNLAKYYIAGSYSRDNGILEMNPVNNFNSGMKFENYQLRANTSIKATSTTEVGVRLWGNFNEYMGPISNQGGGFATDLYSQVLHSIPVGFPAYWQPDSANRNTKHILFGNRIDANSQLQSNPYASLMRGYKTFSESRISAQFEVNQNLKFITPGLTFFGMFSTNRYSYFDVSRSYSPFYYDVQRATVDEKTGAYRLNWLNNQPGQAQEYLSYQEGPKWLNTYVYMLGRLDYSQTFGDHSVGGSLVGNRQQTLTANGSDLQSSLPNRNLGVSGRASYSYDNRYFAEFNFGYNGSEKFAPAHRFGFFPTIGAGWVVSNEKFWKGRVSEILTRLKFRGSYGLVGNDAIGDPKTQRFFYLSTVEPNNGPRSYFGTNNSVSMAGTVIKAYPNPDVTWETSRKSNLAVEATFFDKLNIIAEVYRERRYNILVSRGYIPITVGIESAALNNLRANLGKANSEGFDFSINYREDFKNGLWASVLGNFTATRNKAVHLEEPEYPNAWSYRTGRMINQPFGFIAERLFVDDKEAANSPVQNFGDFLPRGGDIKYRDINQDGVINQEDMVPIGLPSTPQIIYGFGFSVGYKNFDMSAFFQGSARSSFFIDPTARTDFDYGIFGTAPFANNAQILQAYADNHWSEENQNLYALWPRLSTYEIQNNQQTSTWWLRNGSFIRLKSVEAGFTFPKRWSNAIYLSNMRIYFSGLNLLTFSSFKLWDPELAGNGFAYPVQKVFNVGLKLDL from the coding sequence ATGAAAATCAGATTTGCTTGCTTGCGCTTCCGGAAGCGTTTGCCCTACCCCTTTCTGGCATTTCTTCTTTTATCCCTTTCTCTTTTTTCATTTTCATTACAGGCAGATGCGCAATCCAACGGTGGGTTGAGCGGCTATGTTATGGACAGTACAACCCGGCTGCCCATCAACGGCGTGTCAGTAGTGATCAAGGGAACAAGACAGGGAACCACTACAGACAAATCCGGTGTTTTTCACCTGGACATCTCCGGTAGTCAGGCATTGCTTGAATTCTCCTTTGTTGGATACAAGTCCAAAGAGCTGGTGGTGGCGAAAGGGAAAGCGGCTACCGTTTATCTTTCTACTATCATAGACACTTTCGGCGCGGTGGTGGTTACTGCCTTCGGCCGTAAGGAAAGAAAGGAGGCAGTGGTTGGATCGGTTACGTCTATACAACCGGGTGAGCTCAAGATCCCCGCCAGTAACCTCACCAATGCGCTGGCCGGTAAGATTGCCGGTGTGATCGGCTTCCAGCGCGGAGGCCAGCCGGGTATGGACAATTCCCAGTTCTTCATCCGCGGCGTTACCACACTTGGTTATAGTAATAGTCCACTCATCCTCGTAGACAACGTTGAGCTTACCGCCAATGACCTGGCCAGGTTACAGGTGGATGATATCGCCAGTTTCTCCATCCTCAAAGATGCGAGTGCTGCCGCATTATACGGTGCACGCGGCGCCAACGGCGTGATACTCGTCACAACAAAAGAAGGTAAGGCCGGCAAAGCAAAAGTGGAGCTGCGTGCCGAAACTGCTATTTCCGCACCTACTAAAAGCATCAAGCTGGCGGACCCGGTAACGTATATGCGCATGTACAATGAAGCCGTCACTACCAGAACACCTGGCGTTGGAAAATACTATCAGCCCAATGAGATCATCGGTACACAGAAGAACCTGGAAGGCGCTGGTGGTATCTATCCCATCTTATATCCTGCCGTGGACTGGATGGACGCTATCTTCAAAGACCAGACACAAACCTATCGCGCCAATTTCAGTGTGAGTGGTGGCAACAACCTCGCAAAATATTATATCGCTGGTTCCTATTCGAGAGACAATGGTATCCTGGAAATGAACCCTGTGAACAATTTCAATTCAGGAATGAAATTCGAGAATTACCAGCTTCGCGCCAATACCAGTATCAAAGCCACTTCCACAACGGAAGTAGGCGTTCGGCTCTGGGGTAATTTCAACGAATACATGGGGCCGATCAGCAACCAGGGCGGCGGATTTGCAACAGACCTGTACTCACAGGTACTGCACTCGATCCCCGTTGGCTTCCCTGCTTACTGGCAGCCAGACAGCGCCAACAGGAACACAAAACATATTCTCTTTGGTAACAGGATTGATGCCAATAGTCAGCTTCAGTCCAATCCCTATGCATCACTGATGCGTGGTTACAAAACTTTCTCCGAGTCCAGGATCTCCGCACAGTTCGAAGTGAACCAGAACCTGAAGTTTATCACACCCGGACTGACATTCTTCGGCATGTTCAGCACCAACCGTTATTCTTATTTCGATGTGAGCAGGTCTTACAGCCCATTTTATTATGATGTACAACGGGCTACAGTAGACGAAAAAACCGGAGCGTACAGGCTGAACTGGCTCAATAACCAGCCAGGGCAGGCACAGGAATACCTTTCATACCAGGAAGGACCTAAATGGCTGAATACTTATGTGTACATGCTTGGGCGGCTGGATTACAGCCAGACCTTCGGAGATCATTCAGTAGGCGGATCGCTTGTGGGTAACCGTCAGCAGACGCTGACCGCTAACGGGAGTGATCTGCAATCATCACTTCCCAACCGGAACCTCGGCGTTTCAGGAAGAGCCAGTTATTCATACGACAATCGTTATTTTGCCGAGTTCAATTTCGGTTACAACGGATCAGAAAAATTTGCTCCTGCACATCGCTTTGGTTTCTTCCCCACTATCGGTGCAGGATGGGTGGTGAGCAACGAAAAATTCTGGAAGGGCAGGGTGAGCGAGATCCTGACCCGCCTCAAATTCCGCGGAAGCTATGGCCTGGTAGGTAATGATGCCATCGGCGATCCCAAAACACAACGTTTCTTCTACCTGAGTACGGTAGAGCCCAATAATGGTCCGCGTTCCTATTTCGGTACCAACAATTCAGTGAGTATGGCCGGAACAGTGATCAAGGCCTATCCAAATCCGGACGTGACCTGGGAAACCTCCCGCAAGAGCAACCTTGCCGTTGAAGCTACTTTCTTCGATAAACTCAATATCATTGCTGAAGTATACCGTGAGAGAAGATACAATATCCTTGTTTCGCGTGGCTACATCCCCATTACGGTGGGCATAGAATCAGCTGCGCTGAATAATCTCCGCGCCAACCTGGGTAAGGCCAACTCTGAAGGTTTCGACTTCAGCATCAATTACAGGGAAGATTTCAAGAACGGGCTCTGGGCTTCTGTGCTCGGCAACTTCACAGCAACGCGCAATAAGGCTGTCCACCTGGAAGAGCCTGAGTATCCCAATGCCTGGAGCTACCGCACCGGAAGGATGATCAATCAGCCTTTTGGATTCATTGCGGAAAGATTGTTTGTGGATGATAAGGAAGCTGCCAATTCCCCCGTACAGAATTTCGGAGATTTCCTGCCCAGGGGGGGTGATATCAAATACCGCGATATCAACCAGGATGGTGTGATCAACCAGGAAGACATGGTGCCTATCGGTCTTCCTTCCACGCCGCAGATCATTTATGGATTCGGCTTCTCCGTTGGTTATAAGAATTTCGACATGAGTGCCTTCTTCCAGGGATCGGCCAGGTCTTCTTTCTTCATCGATCCAACTGCCCGTACTGATTTCGATTACGGCATTTTCGGGACAGCTCCTTTTGCCAACAACGCGCAGATCCTGCAGGCTTATGCAGACAATCACTGGTCTGAAGAAAACCAGAACCTCTATGCGCTCTGGCCCCGCCTCTCCACCTACGAGATCCAGAACAACCAGCAGACCAGCACCTGGTGGTTGCGCAATGGCAGTTTCATTCGTTTGAAATCAGTGGAAGCAGGTTTTACATTTCCGAAAAGATGGAGCAATGCGATCTATCTCAGCAATATGAGAATCTACTTCAGCGGTCTGAACCTGCTTACTTTCAGCAGCTTCAAACTCTGGGATCCCGAGCTGGCCGGCAATGGCTTTGCCTACCCGGTACAGAAAGTATTCAATGTCGGTTTGAAACTTGATCTGTAA